From Halotia branconii CENA392, the proteins below share one genomic window:
- a CDS encoding cold shock and DUF1294 domain-containing protein: MKPVLHKGQLTKWKDDRGFGFIQPANGSQEVFVHITAFKHLNRRPQVGDFIYYQLTVDKDGKARACNASMEKIISKPILQPSSSTTPIEFKYKPIAKFSSLVLETFFLSLLPGLGSIHFAITVSNPIPLILYPVMSLITFALYASDKSRAKQKRWRVSEKTLHLCEFIGGWLGAFVAQRKLHHKSSKVSYQVVFWMIVILHIVFWLVWLLFSRALINLFQLS; this comes from the coding sequence ATGAAACCTGTTTTACACAAAGGGCAACTAACCAAGTGGAAAGATGATCGGGGATTTGGTTTTATACAACCCGCTAATGGTAGCCAAGAAGTCTTTGTTCACATCACAGCATTTAAACACCTTAACCGTCGTCCCCAAGTTGGTGATTTTATTTATTATCAACTCACAGTTGATAAAGACGGCAAGGCACGCGCGTGTAATGCTTCAATGGAGAAAATTATATCAAAACCTATACTTCAGCCCTCGTCTTCTACTACACCGATAGAGTTTAAATATAAGCCTATAGCGAAATTTTCATCATTAGTGTTAGAGACATTTTTTCTATCTCTACTACCTGGGTTGGGTTCAATCCATTTTGCAATAACTGTTAGTAACCCAATTCCTTTAATCCTTTATCCGGTTATGAGTTTAATTACCTTTGCACTTTACGCCAGCGACAAATCTCGTGCAAAACAAAAGCGATGGAGAGTATCAGAAAAGACTTTACATTTATGCGAATTTATAGGTGGTTGGTTAGGTGCGTTTGTTGCTCAACGGAAATTACATCACAAAAGTAGTAAAGTTTCTTATCAAGTTGTATTTTGGATGATAGTAATTCTTCATATTGTATTTTGGTTAGTGTGGCTACTTTTTAGTAGAGCGTTGATAAATCTATTTCAATTGAGTTAG